From Chryseobacterium sp. IHB B 17019, one genomic window encodes:
- a CDS encoding class I SAM-dependent methyltransferase, with protein sequence MKKINPEIFKDQYKVKDGKYIFIPVQEEVVTDFLDKIKYKIKKFNKIYSALIEIISPVYPQPFFDAKRIIRNEIRGKEVVALNLGSGNSDFGDDLLNVDLLPYQNVDVICDIENIPFKDNSVDYIINIAVLEHVPNPQKVIAEIHRVLKPGGKIYCFIPFMQPFHASPYDFQRFTFEGMKHQFKDFEILNLKPVGPTSGMLWVVQEWFALVFSFGIKPLHTFLYLLFMILTFPIKFLDVILQYYPMSKNMASGFSIYAQKKIKHGKDSK encoded by the coding sequence ATGAAAAAAATTAATCCTGAAATATTTAAAGATCAATATAAAGTAAAGGATGGAAAATACATCTTCATTCCGGTTCAGGAAGAAGTTGTGACTGATTTTCTTGATAAAATAAAATATAAGATAAAGAAATTCAACAAGATATACAGCGCTCTGATTGAGATTATAAGTCCTGTTTATCCGCAACCTTTCTTTGATGCGAAACGTATCATCCGCAATGAAATAAGAGGTAAAGAGGTTGTAGCGCTTAATCTTGGCAGCGGAAATTCTGATTTTGGAGATGATTTGCTGAACGTGGATTTGCTTCCCTATCAAAATGTAGATGTAATCTGCGATATTGAAAATATTCCTTTTAAAGATAATTCTGTGGATTATATTATTAACATTGCCGTTTTAGAGCATGTCCCGAATCCACAAAAAGTAATTGCCGAAATCCACAGGGTTTTAAAACCTGGTGGGAAAATTTATTGTTTTATCCCGTTTATGCAACCTTTTCATGCATCTCCATATGATTTCCAAAGGTTTACTTTTGAAGGAATGAAGCATCAGTTCAAGGATTTTGAAATTTTGAACCTGAAACCGGTAGGCCCTACTTCAGGAATGCTTTGGGTAGTTCAGGAATGGTTTGCTTTGGTTTTTTCTTTTGGTATTAAGCCCCTTCATACTTTTCTTTACTTACTTTTTATGATCCTTACCTTTCCTATAAAATTTTTGGATGTTATTCTACAATATTACCCGATGAGCAAAAATATGGCTTCGGGGTTTAGTATTTATGCACAAAAAAAAATAAAGCATGGAAAAGATTCAAAATAA
- the asnB gene encoding asparagine synthase (glutamine-hydrolyzing) — MCGIAGIIANNARNYQEELKKMTDAMAHRGPDSSDFEFYENAALGHRRLSIIDLSENGKQPMLSSTKNECIVLNGEIYGYQNIKAQYPEYPYHGSSDTEVILAMYQRKHENLIHDLPGMFAFAIWDNGKQELFCARDRFGEKPFFYAIGKNNEFIFASEIKAILASGLIQPKVNQEALSYYLQYGYVSTYHSIYENIHTLPPAHQLIWKDGKVNISRYYSLPSKDRVLSLSDAKEEFIYLLKNAVQKQLIADVEVGSFLSGGLDSSSIVALVAEFLPKQTTISFGYDHKESELKYAKEIAEKYNTNHIEVHEKKEDLATSLLKISPFFDEPFADISFIPHFEICRNAKKNLTVVLSGDVGDELFGGYNFYRVENQLRNHFSYKNIVAQFGLKLYQKLRPTSFITQKNLAHENILDFHQNFVRNSFNKQEKNSLGISATYTQPYSFTPNPDSLNDIMRVDLEGYVPGNMMVKSDRMAMANSLEVRTPFLDIDFAEFCIQLPEQLKLDNENDKIILREAMGSYWTETIRNRHKQGFGMSVKSWFEEENLVQLSNDLLKNKDQKIFNYIDFKATQKFLNKDHKHWNLLQLALWAHNNQNVL; from the coding sequence ATGTGTGGAATAGCAGGAATAATTGCTAATAATGCCCGAAATTATCAGGAAGAGCTCAAAAAAATGACGGATGCAATGGCGCATCGCGGTCCTGATTCTTCAGATTTCGAATTTTACGAAAATGCAGCACTCGGCCACCGCAGGCTTTCCATTATCGACCTTTCAGAAAATGGAAAACAACCCATGCTTTCCAGCACAAAAAACGAATGCATCGTCCTGAATGGCGAAATCTATGGTTACCAGAACATCAAGGCACAGTATCCGGAATATCCTTATCATGGCAGTTCAGACACGGAGGTTATTCTGGCCATGTATCAAAGGAAACATGAAAATCTTATTCATGATCTTCCGGGAATGTTTGCTTTTGCTATCTGGGACAACGGAAAACAGGAATTATTTTGTGCAAGAGACCGTTTTGGCGAAAAACCTTTCTTTTACGCCATCGGAAAAAATAATGAATTCATTTTTGCTTCTGAAATCAAAGCGATCTTAGCATCAGGATTAATTCAGCCAAAAGTAAATCAGGAAGCACTTTCCTATTATTTGCAGTATGGTTATGTAAGCACCTATCACAGCATTTACGAAAATATTCACACCCTTCCTCCCGCTCATCAATTGATCTGGAAAGACGGAAAAGTTAATATTTCGAGATACTACAGCTTACCTTCAAAAGACAGAGTTTTAAGCTTATCTGATGCCAAGGAAGAATTTATTTATTTATTAAAAAATGCAGTTCAAAAGCAGCTTATTGCCGATGTTGAAGTTGGCAGCTTTTTAAGCGGCGGTTTGGACTCTTCGTCGATTGTTGCCTTGGTTGCTGAGTTTTTACCTAAACAGACAACTATCAGTTTTGGTTACGACCACAAGGAAAGCGAACTGAAATATGCCAAAGAAATTGCAGAAAAATACAATACAAACCACATTGAAGTTCATGAGAAAAAAGAAGATCTCGCAACTTCACTTTTAAAAATTTCTCCTTTTTTTGATGAGCCCTTTGCGGATATTTCTTTCATTCCGCATTTTGAAATATGCAGAAATGCTAAGAAAAATCTTACCGTTGTTCTCTCCGGTGATGTTGGTGATGAGCTATTTGGAGGATACAACTTTTATAGAGTTGAAAATCAATTAAGAAACCATTTTAGCTATAAAAATATCGTAGCCCAATTTGGTTTAAAATTATATCAAAAATTAAGACCTACTTCTTTTATCACACAAAAGAATCTGGCTCATGAAAATATTCTGGATTTCCATCAGAACTTTGTAAGGAATTCCTTTAATAAGCAAGAAAAAAATTCTCTCGGAATTTCAGCAACATATACTCAGCCATACAGTTTCACCCCTAATCCTGATTCCTTGAATGATATCATGAGAGTGGATCTCGAAGGCTATGTTCCCGGAAATATGATGGTAAAATCCGACAGGATGGCAATGGCCAATTCCCTGGAAGTAAGGACTCCTTTTCTTGATATTGATTTTGCAGAATTTTGCATTCAGCTTCCGGAACAACTGAAACTGGACAATGAAAATGACAAAATCATCCTTCGCGAAGCCATGGGATCTTACTGGACGGAAACCATCAGAAACCGCCACAAACAAGGGTTTGGTATGAGCGTAAAAAGTTGGTTTGAAGAAGAAAACCTTGTTCAGCTTTCGAATGACTTATTAAAGAATAAGGATCAGAAAATATTTAATTATATTGATTTTAAAGCAACTCAAAAGTTCCTTAATAAAGACCACAAACACTGGAATCTTTTACAATTGGCTCTTTGGGCGCACAACAACCAAAATGTTTTATAA
- a CDS encoding glycosyltransferase family 2 protein translates to MLDISVIIPVYNAAQFLEKSVNSAVHFDEVKEVILIEDKSTDNSLEICQKLASENPKIKLFQHPDKGNHGAGATRNLGIEKASGNFITFLDADDYYLPNRFDAEKNIFNDPKIEGVFGAIGVEYLTEKGKLEYQKKFKDAPLTTVNYPAEGEEVFRGLLSLTPKKFGTFFHLNALTIRKSALEKSKLRFNENLRVHQDSDFNIKLSYHCYLKSGIIDNAVAIRGIHDDNRITKIAQYSPQYNQRQYLYWKSLYDWVSENNLSLEYKKRIYLSFKSFDLSQKKGWAKYSNILWEGFKNPEILKTKYRFNYYR, encoded by the coding sequence ATGCTTGATATTTCCGTAATTATCCCGGTTTATAATGCAGCTCAGTTTTTAGAGAAATCTGTGAATTCCGCTGTACATTTTGATGAAGTAAAAGAAGTTATTCTGATTGAAGATAAGTCGACGGATAATTCATTAGAAATATGTCAGAAATTAGCTTCTGAAAATCCCAAAATAAAATTGTTTCAGCATCCCGATAAAGGAAATCACGGAGCCGGAGCCACAAGAAATCTGGGCATAGAAAAAGCATCCGGGAATTTTATCACATTTTTAGATGCCGATGACTATTACCTTCCCAATAGATTCGACGCAGAAAAAAATATTTTTAATGATCCGAAAATTGAAGGTGTTTTCGGGGCCATCGGTGTTGAGTATTTAACAGAAAAAGGTAAACTGGAATATCAGAAAAAATTTAAGGATGCACCACTTACAACTGTAAATTATCCTGCAGAAGGCGAAGAGGTTTTCAGAGGTTTGTTAAGCTTAACTCCTAAGAAATTCGGAACATTTTTTCACCTTAATGCTTTGACTATCAGAAAATCTGCATTGGAAAAAAGCAAACTTCGTTTTAACGAAAACCTTCGGGTGCATCAGGATTCCGATTTTAATATTAAACTTTCTTATCATTGTTATTTAAAATCAGGAATTATTGATAACGCAGTGGCAATCAGGGGGATTCACGATGACAACAGGATCACGAAAATCGCGCAGTATTCACCTCAGTACAATCAAAGACAATATCTTTATTGGAAATCTTTGTATGACTGGGTAAGTGAAAATAATTTATCTTTAGAATATAAAAAGAGAATTTATTTAAGCTTTAAATCTTTTGACCTTTCCCAGAAAAAAGGATGGGCAAAATACAGCAATATTTTATGGGAAGGTTTTAAAAACCCTGAAATATTAAAGACAAAATACCGGTTTAATTATTATAGATAA
- a CDS encoding glycosyltransferase: MKISVIIPVYNAEKYVTQAVQSALQFEEVYEIILVEDKSPDNALQVCRQLAEENGRVKLFQHPDQENHGASASRNLGIKKASGDFLAFLDADDYYLPNRFDAERDLFKNPEVEGVYGAIGVHFYSKKAEEQYFKVFRDSLTTVYKKHHPKEVFPGQLYLLGSFGMFSIVALTIRRDALTNKMNTLFNPGLKLHEDTEFLLRLSYYLDLYSGNIDEAVALRGVHEENRITTAGLNKKKIQASRHLFWKHISEWAQDEKTIPENIKIHIERMKRSFEIANAPKPKKWIMILKYLILDYQSIRSGLYNVNFRNTII, translated from the coding sequence ATGAAAATTTCCGTAATCATTCCCGTCTATAATGCGGAAAAGTATGTGACGCAAGCTGTACAATCTGCTCTTCAATTTGAAGAAGTTTATGAAATTATCTTAGTTGAAGACAAATCACCAGATAATGCGTTGCAGGTTTGCCGTCAATTGGCCGAAGAAAATGGCAGGGTAAAGCTTTTTCAGCATCCTGACCAGGAAAATCACGGAGCTTCTGCCTCAAGGAATTTAGGAATCAAAAAAGCGAGCGGAGATTTTCTAGCTTTTCTGGACGCTGATGATTATTATCTTCCGAATCGTTTCGATGCCGAGAGAGATCTTTTTAAAAACCCTGAAGTAGAGGGCGTTTACGGAGCCATAGGAGTACATTTTTATTCCAAGAAAGCAGAGGAGCAATATTTTAAAGTTTTTAGAGACTCTCTCACCACAGTTTATAAAAAACATCATCCTAAAGAAGTTTTTCCCGGGCAATTGTATTTATTGGGCAGCTTTGGAATGTTCAGTATTGTTGCGCTGACAATTCGCAGAGATGCTTTGACAAACAAAATGAATACTTTATTTAATCCTGGTCTGAAGCTTCACGAAGATACAGAATTCCTTTTGCGGCTGTCTTATTATCTGGATCTTTATTCCGGGAATATTGATGAAGCAGTTGCACTGAGGGGCGTACATGAAGAAAACAGAATTACCACAGCAGGCTTGAATAAAAAGAAGATTCAGGCTTCAAGACACTTGTTCTGGAAACATATTTCTGAATGGGCACAAGACGAAAAAACAATACCTGAAAATATCAAAATTCACATCGAGAGAATGAAACGCAGCTTTGAAATTGCCAATGCTCCGAAGCCGAAAAAATGGATCATGATCCTTAAATATCTAATTCTTGATTATCAAAGTATAAGATCCGGCTTGTACAATGTCAATTTCAGAAATACAATAATTTAA
- a CDS encoding glycosyltransferase family 2 protein: MNISVIIPVYNAEKYVAQAVESALQFDEVYEIILVEDKSPDNALEVCRQLAEENDRVKLFQHPDKQNHGAGPTRNLGLENATGDFIAFLDADDYYLPNRFDAEKELFKDPKVEGVYGALGVHYYSEKAKEQYYHIFGDRLTTVHKRHDPKDVFPGQINMRGSFGLFSIDTLTIRRDALVKKLKPFFKTHLRLHQDTEFLFRLSYYLDLYPGILDKAVAVRGVHESNRITAVDTKKIKPATTKVLLWREINEWAKNENTIPTDIKLHIERMQRSYEIALAPVLKKWAMVVKYLICDYPSIRSGLYNINFKKELFK; encoded by the coding sequence ATGAACATTTCTGTAATCATTCCTGTTTATAATGCTGAAAAATATGTAGCTCAGGCAGTGGAATCTGCGCTTCAGTTTGACGAAGTATATGAGATAATTTTAGTTGAAGACAAATCCCCTGATAATGCTTTGGAAGTCTGTCGTCAATTGGCCGAAGAGAATGACAGGGTAAAGCTTTTTCAGCATCCTGATAAACAAAATCACGGAGCCGGCCCGACGAGAAATCTCGGTCTGGAAAATGCTACGGGAGACTTTATCGCATTTTTGGATGCCGATGATTACTATCTTCCGAACCGTTTTGATGCAGAAAAAGAGCTTTTTAAAGATCCTAAAGTGGAAGGTGTTTACGGTGCGCTGGGCGTTCATTATTATTCTGAAAAAGCAAAAGAGCAGTATTATCATATTTTTGGAGACAGGCTGACAACGGTTCACAAAAGACACGATCCTAAAGACGTTTTTCCCGGACAGATCAATATGAGAGGAAGTTTCGGACTTTTCAGCATTGATACGCTAACGATACGAAGAGATGCTTTGGTGAAAAAACTTAAGCCATTCTTTAAAACGCATTTAAGGCTTCATCAGGATACAGAATTTTTATTTAGGCTGTCCTACTATCTGGATCTTTATCCCGGGATTTTAGATAAGGCTGTGGCGGTAAGGGGAGTGCATGAAAGTAATAGAATTACGGCTGTCGACACAAAGAAAATAAAACCTGCCACTACGAAAGTTCTTCTCTGGAGAGAAATCAATGAATGGGCAAAAAACGAAAATACAATTCCGACAGATATAAAGCTTCACATTGAGAGGATGCAACGCAGCTATGAAATCGCACTTGCACCTGTTTTAAAAAAATGGGCAATGGTTGTGAAATACCTCATTTGCGATTATCCTAGCATTAGATCAGGGCTTTACAATATTAATTTTAAAAAAGAATTATTTAAATGA
- a CDS encoding acyltransferase family protein, which translates to MKIPQITFTRFVAAMAIVISHFKKDLFLYKINYISDIFLKANVGVSYFFILSGFIMIVAYHRKAKIDYLDFYRNRFARIYPLYVVGLLLFLVTKYSGFSFYKLFLYLFGIQSWIPGEALVLNFPGWSISVEFLFYLIFPLLYNYFYSKGNKSIWVITILIWITTQVFSNLYVNSSMFKGPHTVSYEFVHYFPLLHINEFLMGNLAGLFFVKNFRENNYDVIISLIFMAILLSLIFVPLNFHNGLMAVFFIPLIYFISCNNGILTTIFSLKPLEYLGEISYAIYIVHIPVLYILRSVLWDYFQIYESNGVFWVYVLVLIFVSALFYQFIEKPLRNYLKKLKVKIT; encoded by the coding sequence GTGAAAATCCCTCAGATTACTTTTACCCGATTTGTCGCTGCAATGGCGATCGTTATTTCTCATTTTAAGAAAGATTTATTTTTATATAAGATCAATTATATCTCCGATATTTTCCTCAAGGCGAATGTCGGGGTGAGTTATTTCTTTATTCTTTCGGGCTTTATTATGATTGTGGCCTATCACAGAAAAGCGAAGATTGATTATTTGGATTTTTACAGGAACAGGTTTGCAAGGATTTATCCTTTATATGTTGTAGGATTGCTGTTGTTTCTCGTCACGAAATATTCGGGTTTCAGTTTTTATAAACTTTTTCTGTATCTTTTCGGGATTCAGAGCTGGATTCCGGGAGAGGCGCTTGTACTTAATTTTCCGGGATGGTCTATCTCCGTTGAATTTCTTTTTTATCTGATCTTTCCTCTATTGTACAATTATTTTTATTCAAAAGGGAATAAAAGCATTTGGGTCATTACTATTTTGATATGGATTACCACGCAGGTGTTTTCTAATCTGTATGTGAATTCTTCGATGTTTAAGGGTCCACACACAGTCAGTTATGAATTTGTCCATTACTTTCCGCTTTTACATATAAATGAATTTTTAATGGGAAATCTTGCGGGTTTATTTTTCGTTAAAAATTTCAGGGAGAATAATTATGATGTTATCATTTCTTTAATTTTTATGGCTATTTTATTGTCATTAATTTTTGTTCCGTTAAACTTTCACAATGGTTTAATGGCAGTTTTCTTTATTCCGCTGATCTATTTTATTTCCTGTAATAATGGAATTTTAACTACAATATTTTCCTTGAAACCTTTAGAGTATCTAGGCGAAATCAGCTATGCAATTTATATTGTACATATTCCGGTTTTGTATATTTTGAGATCGGTCTTATGGGATTATTTCCAGATCTATGAAAGCAATGGTGTATTTTGGGTCTATGTTCTAGTTTTAATATTTGTTTCAGCGCTTTTCTACCAATTTATTGAGAAACCTTTACGAAATTACTTAAAGAAGCTTAAGGTTAAAATCACCTGA
- a CDS encoding class I SAM-dependent methyltransferase, with protein sequence MSEISRVLKTFVAYLKRPDLYPELGRKIIKNTVNRGNAFKGKEKTNSWAASRAVSQKEAVAKLFGIDITPFRNTYAEILKLSEQKEKECPIKMGGPGALELIYYACEFTNAKHVVETGVAYGWSSLAALLSLQKRGGTLYSSDMPYLAQDGDQYVGYVVPENLKPNWKLFRFADKESLPKIFAESSSFDVLHYDSDKAYNGRLWAYDEVYKRMKKGGVFISDDIGDNSAYQDFCEKNNIETTVVEYEGKYIGVFVK encoded by the coding sequence GTGAGTGAAATTTCAAGAGTTCTAAAAACGTTTGTTGCATATCTTAAAAGACCGGACCTTTATCCTGAGCTTGGTAGAAAGATCATCAAAAATACCGTAAACAGAGGAAATGCCTTCAAAGGAAAAGAAAAAACGAATTCCTGGGCGGCTTCAAGAGCAGTTTCTCAAAAAGAAGCAGTTGCTAAACTTTTCGGGATTGATATTACCCCTTTCAGAAATACCTATGCTGAAATTTTAAAGCTTTCCGAGCAAAAAGAAAAAGAATGTCCTATCAAGATGGGCGGACCGGGGGCATTGGAACTTATTTATTATGCTTGCGAATTTACTAATGCTAAACATGTAGTAGAAACCGGGGTTGCTTATGGATGGTCTTCTCTTGCGGCTCTTTTATCATTGCAAAAAAGAGGAGGTACTTTATATAGTTCGGATATGCCTTATCTGGCGCAGGATGGCGATCAGTATGTAGGCTATGTCGTTCCTGAAAATCTGAAACCTAATTGGAAATTATTCCGTTTCGCAGATAAGGAGTCTTTGCCGAAAATTTTTGCTGAAAGTTCTTCATTTGATGTCCTTCATTATGATTCTGATAAGGCTTATAACGGGAGATTGTGGGCTTATGACGAAGTTTATAAAAGGATGAAAAAAGGTGGAGTATTCATCAGTGATGATATTGGTGACAACTCTGCGTATCAGGATTTCTGCGAAAAAAATAATATTGAGACAACGGTAGTGGAATACGAAGGGAAATACATAGGTGTTTTTGTGAAATAA
- a CDS encoding glycosyltransferase family 2 protein → MKFSVLIANYNNGKFFMDCYESILAQQYTNWEVVIIDDRSTDDSVEVIKKIIGDDDRFKLYENDANYGVGVTKARLIEYSTGDVCGYLDPDDSISPNALKSAVEVLQKKKDVVLTYSRLAKCDQNLNILKEFTAAMQVPNGQKAFFNFPIQIAPFVAFRRDVYLKGPRINPELKIAEDQDLYYKMYEVGKVHFINQTDYMYRAHAGGISQNDNKGKSYQYYARAIWEAMQRRNLKVINGKPVPASYSDPQEIFDLLEYQNRMPFRIKKRITTLLQKLFS, encoded by the coding sequence ATGAAATTTTCTGTTCTGATAGCCAATTACAATAATGGAAAGTTCTTTATGGACTGCTACGAATCCATTCTTGCACAGCAATATACAAACTGGGAAGTAGTGATTATTGATGACCGTTCAACAGATGATTCTGTGGAAGTGATCAAAAAAATAATTGGTGATGATGACAGATTTAAGTTGTATGAAAATGATGCCAACTACGGAGTCGGGGTTACAAAAGCCAGGCTAATTGAATATTCCACCGGAGATGTCTGCGGATATTTAGACCCTGATGATAGTATCAGCCCTAATGCTTTGAAAAGCGCCGTTGAGGTTTTACAAAAGAAAAAAGATGTGGTCCTTACCTATTCCAGACTGGCAAAATGTGATCAGAATTTAAATATTTTAAAAGAATTTACAGCCGCCATGCAGGTTCCCAACGGGCAGAAAGCTTTCTTTAATTTTCCCATACAAATTGCGCCGTTCGTGGCTTTTCGAAGGGATGTTTATCTGAAAGGCCCAAGAATAAACCCTGAACTTAAAATTGCCGAAGATCAGGATCTTTATTACAAAATGTATGAAGTAGGAAAAGTACATTTTATCAACCAGACGGATTATATGTACAGGGCACATGCCGGAGGAATTTCCCAGAATGACAATAAAGGGAAATCTTATCAATATTATGCACGCGCCATCTGGGAAGCTATGCAGCGAAGGAATTTAAAGGTAATCAACGGCAAACCCGTACCAGCAAGCTACAGCGATCCTCAGGAAATTTTTGACCTTTTGGAGTATCAAAACAGAATGCCGTTTCGTATTAAAAAAAGAATAACAACTTTATTACAAAAACTTTTCAGTTAA
- a CDS encoding glycosyltransferase — MSENKKTKVLFRHRSMEMGGVEKVVLSMLNHLNKDKFELTICLNINQGELRNEIPKDVRKVYLTDGKEDLSKNPVIQKLQLAKRKLKLNKAEKDPRIADRILNDKYDVEIATTYSVYKIVLNSTNKNSKKIAWLHSDLTLPGFDPYREDIFNSMKQFDYIIYGSQQCKDALDQKYPDVQFPPGRVVLNAIPIEELKVKAKAFIPELKKIPTFISVGRLHFRKGYRTLIETHKKLLDNGFIHHIDIIGDGEDYQILTKRIEELGVQDSFKLLGTQMNPYPYVQHADFYIMPSESEGWPLIIAETLILQKPILATAVGGIPEMIDHKITGYLTEYSEEGLYNGIKEFLTNKTLVENIQKNLTNIEERFDNKKIFDAVEEIIETVLRK; from the coding sequence ATGTCAGAAAACAAAAAAACTAAAGTACTTTTCAGGCACCGCTCCATGGAAATGGGAGGCGTAGAAAAAGTGGTTTTAAGCATGCTTAATCATCTTAACAAAGATAAATTTGAGCTGACAATCTGTTTAAATATTAATCAGGGAGAACTTCGAAATGAAATCCCGAAAGATGTAAGAAAAGTTTACCTCACGGATGGAAAAGAGGATTTGTCGAAAAATCCCGTCATCCAAAAGCTTCAGCTGGCAAAAAGAAAGCTGAAACTCAATAAAGCTGAAAAAGACCCAAGAATTGCAGACCGCATTCTGAACGATAAATATGATGTGGAAATTGCCACAACCTATTCGGTTTACAAAATAGTTCTGAACTCAACCAATAAAAATTCAAAAAAAATCGCGTGGCTCCATTCTGATCTTACTTTACCGGGATTTGATCCTTACCGTGAGGATATTTTCAACAGTATGAAGCAGTTCGATTATATTATTTACGGTTCACAGCAATGTAAAGATGCTTTGGATCAAAAATATCCGGACGTACAATTTCCGCCGGGAAGAGTGGTTTTGAACGCCATCCCGATTGAAGAATTAAAAGTAAAAGCAAAAGCCTTTATTCCCGAGTTAAAAAAAATACCCACTTTTATTTCTGTAGGAAGATTGCACTTCAGAAAAGGCTATAGAACACTTATCGAAACCCATAAAAAACTCTTGGACAACGGTTTTATTCACCATATTGACATTATCGGAGATGGTGAAGATTATCAGATTCTTACCAAAAGAATTGAAGAATTGGGCGTTCAGGATTCTTTCAAACTTTTAGGAACCCAAATGAATCCTTATCCTTATGTTCAACATGCAGATTTTTATATCATGCCTTCCGAAAGTGAAGGCTGGCCATTAATTATTGCTGAAACTTTGATCCTTCAAAAACCAATTTTAGCAACGGCCGTTGGTGGCATTCCTGAAATGATTGACCATAAAATCACAGGTTATTTAACAGAATACTCCGAAGAAGGCTTATATAATGGAATAAAAGAATTCCTAACAAATAAAACTTTGGTTGAAAATATTCAGAAAAATTTAACAAACATAGAAGAACGCTTTGACAATAAGAAGATTTTTGATGCGGTCGAAGAAATTATTGAAACAGTCTTGAGGAAATAA